In one Lolium rigidum isolate FL_2022 chromosome 3, APGP_CSIRO_Lrig_0.1, whole genome shotgun sequence genomic region, the following are encoded:
- the LOC124701719 gene encoding protein RBL-like produces MNVPIVDPLQGDFPETIEEFLQHGNMKCIAFNRRGTLLAAGCANGSCIIWDFETRGLAREFRDKDCTAPITSVSWSKYGHRLLASATDRSLTLWNVVTGEKIARITLQQTPLHACLHPGSSIPSVCLACPLSSAPVLVDLNTGSTIVLPVSASDNSVPVPNSRNKFSDGSPPFTPTAATFDKHGDLIYVGNSKGEILIVDSKGIQVLAVIPIPGGTVVKDIVFSRDGQYLLTNSNDRVIRVYENILPIKGSGREIENIITNNNNEYESHYEKLKANGACCLVFSCEVSDAIAKVQWKAPSFSGDAEWIVGASASKGEHRLHIWDRAGRLIKILEGPKEALIDLAWHPFDPTIASVSVAGLTYIWAKEHVENWSAFAPDFIELEENEEYVEREDEFDINAYTEKAAEKMIDEDAYIDVETCEKNSSFSGFEEDSADEIIYLPAIPSPDVPDEQPDKCLVSSSKLEDSNHSGSPSSMDAVQNGLVIPPASSPLEVDNSTAEEPAETANAKRKRRLSAKGLEMQQAEKVKKPAIKMSNGKSSKSKSKPVMELANGNSSAIDIDDEATEDDEMI; encoded by the exons ATGAATGTGCCTATAGTCG ATCCATTGCAAGGGGATTTCCCCGAGACAATTGAGGAGTTCTTGCAGCATGGGAATATGAAATGCATTGCATTTAACCGCAGGGGAACTCTGCTTGCTG ctggATGTGCAAATGGTAGCTGTATTATCTGGGACTTTGAAACAAGGGGGCTGGCAAGGGAATTTCGGGATAAAGATTGTACTGCACCAATAACTAGTGTCAGCTGGTCTAAATATGGTCACCGTTTGCTTGCCTCTGCTACTGATAGGTCATTGACACTTTGGAATGTGGTAACCGGTGAAAAGATTGCCCGCATAACTCTTCAGCAGACTCCATTGCATGCCTGTCTTCATCCTGGTTCATCCATCCCATCTGTTTGTTTAGCATGTCCTCTCTCCTCTGCACCTGTTCTTGTTGATTTGAATACCGGAAGTACCATAGTTCTTCCAGTTTCTGCATCTGACAACAGTGTGCCTGTGCCTAATTCACGTAACAAATTTTCGGATGGTTCTCCACCATTTACACCAACTGCTGCAACTTTTGATAAGCATGGAGATCTGATATATGTAGGCAATTCCAAAGGAGAGATATTAATTGTAGATTCAAAAGGCATCCAAGTACTTGCAGTAATTCCCATCCCAGGTGGAACAGTTGTTAAGGATATTGTTTTCAGCAGAGATGGCCAATATCTACTAACGAACTCTAATGATCGTGTCATTAGAGTCTATGAGAATATTCTGCCTATTAAAGGCTCTGGGAGGGAGATTGAAAACATAATCACCAACAACAATAATGAGTATGAAAGCCACTATGAGAAGCTAAAAGCCAATGGTGCATGCTGCCTAGTTTTTTCTTGTGAAGTCTCAGATGCCATCGCAAAGGTACAGTGGAAGGCACCAAGCTTCAGTGGTGATGCTGAGTGGATTGTTGGTGCTTCTGCAAGCAAAGGAGAGCACAGGTTGCACATATGGGACCGAGCAGGGCGTCTTATAAAGATCCTTGAAGGACCAAAGGAAGCTCTCATTGATCTCGCTTGGCATCCATTTGATCCTACGATTGCTTCAGTGTCTGTGGCAGGCCTGACATACATTTGGGCCAAGGAACATGTAGAGAATTGGAGTGCGTTTGCTCCTGACTTTATAGAATTAGAAGAAAATGAGGAATATGTTGAACGAGAGGATGAATTTGACATAAATGCATATACAGAAAAG GCTGCGGAAAAGATGATAGATGAGGATGCGTATATTGATGTTGAGACATGTGAGAAGAACTCATCATTCAGTGGCTTCGAGGAGGATTCAGCAGACGAGATCATCTACTTGCCTGCTATTCCATCCCCAGATGTTCCTGATGAGCAGCCAGACAAGTGCTTAGTAAGCTCATCTAAGCTGGAGGACAGCAATCATTCCGGTTCCCCGTCCTCAATGGATGCTGTACAGAATGGTCTAGTTATTCCTCCAGCATCTAGTCCACTGGAAG TTGATAACTCCACCGCTGAAGAACCAGCGGAAACGGCAAACGCAAAGCGGAAGAGGAGGCTGTCTGCCAAGGGGCTAGAGATGCAGCAGGCTGAAAAGGTGAAGAAACCTGCAATAAAGATGTCCAATGGCAAGTCATCCAAATCCAAGAGCAAGCCGGTGATGGAACTTGCCAATGGGAACAGCTCGGCCATTGACATAGACGATGAAGCTACTGAGGATGACGAGATGATCTAA